A stretch of Cucumis sativus cultivar 9930 chromosome 2, Cucumber_9930_V3, whole genome shotgun sequence DNA encodes these proteins:
- the LOC101213506 gene encoding cytochrome b5, with translation MGGDGKLFTFAEVSQHNNPKDCWLIINGKVYNVTEFLEDHPGGDEVLLSGTGKDATDDFEDVGHSESARETMSKYYVGEIDISTLPERLTYTGPKQPHYNQDKTTEFIIKLLQFLVPLAILGLAVGIRFYNKSS, from the exons ATGGGTGGTGATGGAAAGCTCTTTACATTCGCTGAAGTCTCTCAGCACAACAATCCCAAGGACTGTTGGTTGATCATCAATGGCAAG GTTTACAATGTAACCGAGTTCTTGGAAGATCATCCCGGTGGTGACGAGGTGTTGTTGTCTGGCACAG GTAAGGATGCAACTGATGATTTTGAAGACGTGGGTCATAGTGAGAGCGCAAGAGAAACGATGAGCAAATACTACGTTGGAGAGATCGACATCTCGACACTCCCAGAACGGTTGACATACACAGGTCCAAAGCAGCCTCATTACAATCAGGATAAGACAACCGAGTTCATTATTAAGCTCCTCCAGTTCTTGGTTCCTCTCGCAATCTTGGGATTGGCGGTTGGTATCCGCTTTTACAACAAATCAAGCTGA